A genomic segment from Dasypus novemcinctus isolate mDasNov1 chromosome X, mDasNov1.1.hap2, whole genome shotgun sequence encodes:
- the LOC139438159 gene encoding small ribosomal subunit protein bS18m-like — protein sequence MEQPAAEATGLEEKQMPPPCALPSNPEEGRGRIKKHVLWRRGCSQHKQVTSHEDLPIPMENPFKEPLKKCILCGKCVDYKNVQVFVGRNRKKSQKQLRGLK from the exons atggAACAGCCAGCAGCTGAAGCCACAGGCttggaagagaagcagatgcctccaccatgtgccttgccat ccaaccccgaggaaggaagaggaaggataAAGAAACATGTGCTGTGGAGAAGAGGTTGTTCACAGCATAAACAGGTGACCAGCCATGAGGATCTGCCCATTCCAATGGAAAATCCTTTTAAGGAACCTCTTAAAAAATGTATCTTATGTGGAAAATGTGTAGATTATAAGAATGT ACAGGTCTTTGTgggaagaaacagaaagaaatctcaaaagcAATTAAGAGGGCTCAAATAA